Proteins encoded within one genomic window of Brassica rapa cultivar Chiifu-401-42 chromosome A09, CAAS_Brap_v3.01, whole genome shotgun sequence:
- the LOC103838022 gene encoding 60S ribosomal protein L13a-2, with protein sequence MVSGSGICAKRVVVDARHHMLGRLASIIAKELLNGQKVVVVRCEEICLSGGLVRQKMKYMRFLRKRMNTKPSHGPIHFRAPSKIFWRTVRGMIPHKTKRGAAALARLKVFEGVPPPYDKVKRMVIPDALKVLRLQAGHKYCLLGRLSSEVGWNHYDTIKELEVKRKEKSQAVYERKKQLIKLRTKAEKVAEEKLGSQLDVLAPIKY encoded by the exons ATGGTGTCTGGTTCAGGGATATGCGCGAAGCGTGTCGTGGTCGACGCGAGGCACCACATGCTGGGCCGTCTTGCTTCGATCATAGCTAAGGAGCTGCTCAACGGACAGAAGGTTGTGGTGGTCCGGTGCGAAGAGATATGTCTGTCAGGTGGATTGGTCCGACAGAAAATGAAGTACATGAGGTTCCTCAGGAAACGCATGAACACTAAACCTTCTCACGGTCCTATTCACTTCAGGGCTCCCTCTAAGATCTTCTGGCGTACCGTTCGTGG GATGATTCCACACAAGACCAAGCGTGGTGCTGCTGCTCTTGCCCGCTTGAAGGTTTTTGAAGGAGTCCCACCTCCTTACGACAAGGTCAAGAGAATGGTCATTCCTGATGCTCTCAA GGTTTTGAGGCTTCAAGCTGGTCACAAGTACTGCTTGTTGGGCCGTCTCTCTTCTGAGGTTGGCTGGAACCATTACGATACCATTAAG GAGCTTGAGGTTAAAAGAAAGGAGAAGTCACAGGCTGTGTATGAGCGCAAGAAGCAACTTATCAAGCTTAGGACCAAGGCCGAGAAGGTTGCGGAGGAGAAACTTGGATCCCAGCTTGATGTTCTTGCACCGATCAAGTACTAG